In the genome of Treponema pedis, one region contains:
- the aroA gene encoding 3-phosphoshikimate 1-carboxyvinyltransferase, protein MFVRVKKSELISCKGGGPAEICIPPSKSHSIRALILASFADDISEIENILISGDVKSAVSVLQKLGVKIKIYKTASKEFLAKVTPPACGIKGFISGLKNKPVELYAGNSGSVFYFLGAALTALPFEFIFTGDASLCNRPASPLAEIYEALGIDYAFSTEAKKAPVKICGKDLNLHQSCRLTGDFSQPVTGLLFSSALREGHLNVNLKRAGELPYLKMTLEWLKICGINFTVSRDFKKIQIKGGQKVKAFKKRITGDWSAAAFPIAAAIASDSELKLKNVDIHDVQGDSGIVGILKKMRAEMEYNEEEKSLIVFPHNGNLSGGEFDISDMPDLLPALSAVACFANGKTVLKNIGICRFKECDRVSAVCSELGKFGADITEGKDFLVIKGLGGKNLHCGNPLSLGDHRIAMMSVAAGLGIAPKKPCAVGADFSEIGGTECISVTYPSFIEDLKVCGAKIEEVH, encoded by the coding sequence ATGTTTGTCCGCGTAAAAAAATCCGAGCTTATATCCTGTAAAGGCGGAGGACCTGCCGAAATATGTATCCCGCCTTCAAAAAGCCATTCGATTAGAGCCTTAATTTTAGCTTCATTTGCGGACGATATTTCCGAGATAGAAAATATTTTAATAAGCGGAGACGTTAAAAGCGCCGTTTCCGTTTTACAAAAACTCGGAGTAAAAATAAAAATTTATAAAACCGCTTCAAAAGAATTTCTTGCAAAGGTAACTCCTCCGGCATGCGGAATAAAAGGGTTTATTTCCGGCTTAAAAAATAAACCTGTTGAACTTTATGCCGGTAATTCGGGCTCGGTTTTTTACTTTTTGGGTGCGGCGCTTACGGCTCTTCCTTTTGAATTTATTTTTACCGGAGATGCATCTCTTTGTAACCGTCCGGCTTCTCCGCTTGCCGAAATTTATGAGGCCTTGGGAATAGATTATGCTTTTTCGACGGAAGCAAAAAAGGCTCCGGTTAAAATATGCGGTAAAGATTTAAATTTACATCAAAGTTGCCGCCTTACCGGAGATTTTTCCCAACCTGTAACCGGCCTTTTATTTTCTTCCGCATTAAGAGAAGGGCATTTAAACGTAAATTTAAAAAGGGCGGGGGAGCTGCCCTATCTTAAAATGACGCTCGAGTGGTTAAAAATCTGCGGAATAAATTTTACCGTTTCACGGGATTTTAAAAAAATTCAAATTAAAGGCGGGCAAAAAGTTAAAGCATTTAAAAAAAGAATTACTGGAGATTGGTCGGCGGCCGCTTTTCCGATTGCGGCAGCTATCGCTTCCGATTCCGAACTGAAATTAAAAAATGTCGATATACACGATGTTCAGGGAGATTCGGGAATTGTCGGTATTTTAAAAAAAATGAGGGCGGAAATGGAGTATAACGAAGAAGAAAAATCTCTTATTGTTTTTCCGCATAACGGAAATCTTTCAGGCGGTGAGTTTGATATTTCGGATATGCCCGATTTACTTCCCGCTTTGTCCGCCGTTGCCTGTTTTGCAAACGGCAAAACAGTTTTAAAAAATATAGGTATTTGCCGTTTTAAAGAATGTGACAGAGTAAGCGCCGTTTGTTCCGAGTTGGGTAAATTCGGAGCCGACATAACGGAAGGTAAAGACTTTTTAGTTATAAAAGGGCTGGGCGGAAAGAATTTACATTGCGGAAACCCTTTAAGCTTAGGCGACCATAGAATTGCAATGATGTCGGTTGCCGCCGGCTTGGGGATTGCCCCGAAAAAACCTTGCGCCGTAGGTGCGGATTTTTCGGAAATCGGCGGAACCGAATGTATAAGCGTAACTTATCCTTCTTTTATTGAAGATTTAAAAGTATGCGGTGCAAAAATAGAGGAAGTACATTAA
- a CDS encoding bacteriohemerythrin, which yields MKKINEYVWDDSLSVGYTCIDLHHKKLLLIIKDFASLLKCSQKEYSLNIGKVLKELSDYTKYHFCEEEKIISKYKCPFFEQHAKIHEEFISKINENLKILASGDMDAGIEFYNFLGKWLLEHIAAKDHRWSDYVHENYPNEKF from the coding sequence ATGAAAAAAATCAATGAATATGTATGGGACGACTCTTTAAGCGTAGGTTATACTTGTATAGATTTGCATCATAAAAAGTTATTACTCATTATTAAAGACTTTGCTTCTTTACTTAAATGCTCTCAAAAAGAATATAGCTTAAATATAGGAAAGGTTTTAAAAGAGCTTTCCGATTATACCAAGTATCATTTTTGTGAAGAAGAAAAAATAATTTCAAAATATAAGTGTCCGTTTTTTGAGCAGCATGCGAAAATTCATGAAGAATTTATTTCCAAAATAAACGAAAACTTGAAAATTCTTGCTTCAGGAGATATGGACGCCGGAATTGAATTTTATAATTTTTTAGGAAAATGGCTTTTGGAACATATAGCAGCAAAAGACCATAGATGGTCGGATTATGTTCATGAAAACTATCCTAACGAAAAATTTTAA